DNA from Oncorhynchus masou masou isolate Uvic2021 unplaced genomic scaffold, UVic_Omas_1.1 unplaced_scaffold_1561, whole genome shotgun sequence:
ACTTATGGTCCAGCAGCATGAGACATTTGATGTTCCTCTAGAAGATGTGGGAAAGCAAACGCTTTGTCACACTCTGTGCATTCATATACAACTTGCCCAACATGACTTTCTTGATGCTGCCTGAGAAGAGACAGTCGACTGAATGATTTGTAGCACATGTCACAACGGTGGTCTCCTCCAGATTCCTGTTCGGTGTGCACTTTCATATGCAATGACAGGTCGTGTGCCGAGGTTAATGTTTTGGGGCAAACTGAGCACTTGTACTGGCTCTCACTGTCTGTGGCTTTGTATGTCGGATGGGCTCGTTCAGTGCCAAACTTATGTTGTCTTCGCTCATGGTCTCTGAGATATCTCTTCAGAGCAAAGGTCTTTCCACAAGACTGGCACTTGAATGGCCGTTCATTGTGATGCTCTTTGTTTAGATGCTGCTGGAGACTACCGCGAGAAGAGAATCGCATTAAGCAGACAGTACAATTAAAGAAGTCCCCCCCAACATCCAGCTCTTCCTCCATTGACTGTCTATTAGACAGATGTGGGCGTTCATGGTCTATAACAGCATGTTGCCGACGTGCACAGTGGTGCTGGGGGAAATCACTACCCAAGAAGCTCTGACCACACTCAGTGCACTCGTATTGTGTTGCAGCAGTCAGATGGCTCCGCTCATGTTCTTCAAGCTTGCTTTTGTTGGGAAATGTCAACTTGCAAACACTGCAAGCAAATGTGTTCTCTGAGTGTATTGAAAGGTGACTTGCCAATTCTATGGCATGAGCAAACCTGTGAGGGCAAATTGGGCATTTGTAAATGGTTCTCTTCTCTGAAACAGTTTCCCAAGCATTTGTCACTGAGCCTCCTTTCAGAGCTTCTGCTGCAGCCTCATCGTCACCGTGTTCATTTAAATGACTGACAAAATTGTGACGGTAGTTGAAACTCATGTGGCATTGATTGCACCGATACACGTATGATTGTGGTATTTGGTAGTGACTGAGCTCATGCTTATTTAAGTGAGACGCTTGCAAGAAATGCTTATTACATTCATGGCATGAATAAGGTCGCTCTCTGGCAGCCAGGCACCCATGCTCAGACAGTTGTTCTGGTTCTTTGAAACGTTCATTACAAACCCCACAACGATATTGAAGGTGTTTCATTGTAGAGGAAGAGGCTGTATGAGAGGGGGATGCAGTCCTCTCTGGTGGAACATCCTCTGTCTCAGTGTGGATTTTCCGGTGCTCTGCCCGACTCATCTTGCAGGAGAATGTGCGATCACATATATCACAAGGGAAATTGTCATCACGGTGGGTGCCCATGTGCTCTGCCAGCTGCGAGGGCCCTGTGAAGCTGAGCGGGCACTTGGAGCAACGGTGTTGACGGCTCTTTCCATGAGTATGCTTGTGTTTGCGTAAGGCAAAGAGTGAGACAAAGCCTCTGCCACATATTTGACACTGATACTCAGACTTGTGGCTCCGAAGGTGCTGTTGCAGTTGCCCTGCCTGGAAAAAACATTTGCCACATTCTGCACACTCATGAGGTTTTTCACCGAGGTGACAGCGTTGGTGATCCTCAAGGCTTTCTGATGTGGTGAACGTTTTCCCACAGACATGGCAGGGGAAGTAGTCAGCAGAGTCAGAGTCATTGTCTTCATTAGCATCATTTTCATCTTCATCATTACTTGCATTACTTCCTCCATCCACATCAACGTCCATGTCAAATTTCTCTGGCACTGCAGTCTCCTTTTCCTTCACGTGGATAACAACATCCATGTTCTTCTGGGTTTGATGCTTCATCCTAATATGTTTAACAAGTGAACTTCTGATTGAATAGTTCTTGTTACAGACATGGCATGTATGAATTAGTTCTTTTGAATGAGCTTGGCTTTGATGGTTTTCTAAAGATTGACTAGTCCAAAACCTTTGTTGACACTCTTTGCAGACAAATGGTCTATTTGAGTCATGACAAGTTCTATGGATGTCAAGGTCAGAAGGACAGGGAAAAGTCTGTGGACATTGTGGGCAAGAAAAGATCTTCTCATTCCAGTGGCCTCTCATATGCCTTGCTAGGTCTGAAGGATTAGCAAACGTCTTACCACAAGGCTGGCAGAATTTCTTTTTTCTTTCTAGCTCCTCCCGCCCATGGTCCTCTAAATGGCTGATGAGCAGAAGCCCATCTGTGAAACTTCTATCACACTCTGAGCACTGGTACTTGTTGCCTGGGACTTGTTGACCACTATGTCTTCTATCATGGGAAGATCTTCCTTTGCCTTGATTTCCAGAGGAATTCTGCAGTGTTAAATCCTTCAAGTCATCTTTGCAGGAGAAATTAGTCTGCAAAACCCCAGTGCCTGTTGTTTTGTAACCTTGGTCGAAGACTAGGACAGTCTCTTTAAGAGTGGGATCCAGCTCTGAAGTAATTACAGAGTCCGTGTTAACTTCTTCCTTCGTGACCTTTAAAAGTCTACATTTCCTTACATGTTTCCGACATAAGTTTTTGTTCCAAAAGCCTTTATTGCATTTCTTGCAGTTGAATGGGTACTCTCCTAAATGTGTACGCATGTGTCTGGAAAATCCACCCTTATTTCCAAAGTGCAAGTTGCACTGTGGACATTTAATGGGTTTGTTCATATCGTTTGGATCACCGTCTTGATCAAGCATGAGATTGTTATCACTATTCTGCCAAGTGTCACCATATCCTTCATCCATAGGCTCCTCTTTATGTTCACCATGCTAGACAACTGCTCCTCTAGAGGTGAAGCCTGATTTGCAGGAGTGTCTCTATGCGTGTTGAGAAAGTGTTGCTGGAGCTGTGAGAACAGCAGGAAGCGGGCACTGCAATTAGcacaggagaacccttttgggggACTGCGAGTAGTGGACTCAGTTCGACTACGGGCAGGTGATTTACACTTGACAACACATGTTAGTTGATG
Protein-coding regions in this window:
- the LOC135531249 gene encoding zinc finger protein 420-like, with protein sequence MDEGYGDTWQNSDNNLMLDQDGDPNDMNKPIKCPQCNLHFGNKGGFSRHMRTHLGEYPFNCKKCNKGFWNKNLCRKHVRKCRLLKVTKEEVNTDSVITSELDPTLKETVLVFDQGYKTTGTGVLQTNFSCKDDLKDLTLQNSSGNQGKGRSSHDRRHSGQQVPGNKYQCSECDRSFTDGLLLISHLEDHGREELERKKKFCQPCGKTFANPSDLARHMRGHWNEKIFSCPQCPQTFPCPSDLDIHRTCHDSNRPFVCKECQQRFWTSQSLENHQSQAHSKELIHTCHVCNKNYSIRSSLVKHIRMKHQTQKNMDVVIHVKEKETAVPEKFDMDVDVDGGSNASNDEDENDANEDNDSDSADYFPCHVCGKTFTTSESLEDHQRCHLGEKPHECAECGKCFFQAGQLQQHLRSHKSEYQCQICGRGFVSLFALRKHKHTHGKSRQHRCSKCPLSFTGPSQLAEHMGTHRDDNFPCDICDRTFSCKMSRAEHRKIHTETEDVPPERTASPSHTASSSTMKHLQYRCGVCNERFKEPEQLSEHGCLAARERPYSCHECNKHFLQASHLNKHELSHYQIPQSYVYRCNQCHMSFNYRHNFVSHLNEHGDDEAAAEALKGGSVTNAWETVSEKRTIYKCPICPHRFAHAIELASHLSIHSENTFACSVCKLTFPNKSKLEEHERSHLTAATQYECTECGQSFLGSDFPQHHCARRQHAVIDHERPHLSNRQSMEEELDVGGDFFNCTVCLMRFSSRGSLQQHLNKEHHNERPFKCQSCGKTFALKRYLRDHERRQHKFGTERAHPTYKATDSESQYKCSVCPKTLTSAHDLSLHMKVHTEQESGGDHRCDMCYKSFSRLSLLRQHQESHVGQVVYECTECDKAFAFPHLLEEHQMSHAAGP